In Monomorium pharaonis isolate MP-MQ-018 chromosome 3, ASM1337386v2, whole genome shotgun sequence, a genomic segment contains:
- the LOC105832539 gene encoding uncharacterized protein LOC105832539 yields the protein MGSTDKAVITGFICRLCSKMNRFVIHIYGEEGERMKLAEKINTYLPITVNMNDPLPKTACLHCIERLEAHHELMEQIMFTRRRLNTDNKAAAVASSSATTVDTVPTSSLPPC from the exons ATGGGCAGCACGGACAAGGCCGTGATCACGGGGTTCATATGCAGGCTCTGCAGCAAGATGAACCGCTTTGTAATCCACATTTACGGGGAGGAGGGCGAGAGGATGAAGCTCGCCGAGAAGATAAACACCTACCTGCCGATCACG GTAAACATGAATGACCCGCTGCCAAAGACTGCATGTTTACACTGTATTGAACGATTAGAGGCGCATCACGAGTTAATGGAACAAATCATGTTCACCAGGCGGAGATTGAACACCGACAACAAGGCAGCCGCAGTGGCGTCCTCCTCTGCGACGACCGTAGACACAGTCCCAACGTCCAGCCTGCCCCCCTGTTGA